cAGGAGCCCTGAGccagttcccaacccaactccctacggacttaGATACTGCCACCCAAATATTGAGATCATTTGTCACATGTTGCCCTTAAGAATAGTTCAAACTCCGCCTACTTTCTCACCTCCacacagctgaccaatcagagtcaagtcaacttttatttctatggcCAAATCCCAACAGAAGTTATTCCATGAGTGCTCGTGCTACTCCTACTCCTACTAGTCCTCATACTACTCCTCCTACTACTCCTCCTCCTACTCCTGATCCTCCTATTGCTGCTCCTATTGCTGCTCCTATTGCTGCTCTTGCTCCTGTtcctactgctactgctgctcctACCCCTGCTCCTATtgtcacagacagaaacactaaGAACCAATTTAGGCTTTTAGTCTTTAGGAACAGTTTAATTCTTTTCCGTGTTGTCTTGCCTGACAGGTTCCTTCTTTTATTTAagaatgtctcaaccatcctgAACATCTCATCTGTGTAGTTCTGTCCACCATTATCTGAGACTATTTCATCTACTTTACTCAGCAAGTTTCTGACCTGTGCCCTGTTTCCTCTCTTTGTGTTGTCAAACACACAGAATCTACCACCACACATGGAGACCAGAGCAGAGACATGTTGGTTGGACTGGATCAAATCATCAATGGACCGACCTCCCAGCTCGTCTCCGTGAGTGAAAAGCACCATGGAGTACTTATGGGCATTTCTTTCAAACAGTTGTATGAGCAGCTCGAACAGTTTGATGTCCATTTCTGTGATTTTACCTATTCTGACCACAATAACGAAGGCATGTGTTCCTGGACTGGCCTCTACTACTGACTTCATGATCTCTTCATACAGCTGTTTAGGAGTCAGAACCTTTCCAGTGATTCCTGGAGTATCGACCACCGTGACCCAGCGACCCTCCACTCTGGCTGACTTACAGACTGGCCCAGTACTGACTGAATCAAAGCCACCGACGGATTCAAACTGCTTTGATCCCAGGATGGTGTTTCCTGATGAACTCTTCCCTTCTCCAGGACGACCGAGCAGCACCATCCTCCTGTCTGTGGAACCATCAGAtagaacacagaaaacacatttatattaaaaatatgaaaaagagtTCAAATTGTCATAACAGATATACTTTTATCAAAACTCTCCAGATGGTAAACAACTAATAATAAACAGCAGCAGTTTTGTTTAGGAAGACCATGCTAAACAATATCCTTCCTCCCATTTCCTGGCTGTTATCCGGGGCCGGCTAGTGGTGGCAGCAGGTTAAACAAGGTAGACCAGACGGTCTCTCCCCAGCCAGGTTTCCAGATCTAGTTCTGCTTCCTGCTTTCTTACAGTTCAGACGCTTTGTCAGAACCATCCTTCCCATCTTCTCCACATTGACACAGATATGTGCACTTTAAGGAGGCCTTTTTGCAGTTGCATTGCGCCTGGTACTAGGGCAGCACGAttgtggccaaaatgataatcacgattattttgatcaatattgagatcacgattaattatcacgattatttgttgatattaaccaaaactaattttattgtcacattatAACTAACTATAACTGCTtttacatccatattgtgctacattcctgctaATGTACAAATATGtacatcaaaataaaacaggtcCTCTTATTCACCAAAATTCAGTGCATCTacttaaagaataaataaaaataaataaaacaaaacattttccattatgtaaatatatatttaggaAGCAAAATATAAACTTGCATTGTACCTGCATAATTGATCTGAATAAaactcaaaatatatataataaaaaacagataTTCCATAACCGAATGTAACCAAATGAGAACATTCAAGGCAGAACTGTGCAGAAAAGACACTAGAAACACTAGCCTGTCAACATTTTCTGGCTTGAGGGATGAGCGAAGGCAGGTCACCACAgctcgcttgagttcagtagagcagacggctctgcagagtcgtgtaattatgacttcatgacttttcataaacagctgaaggagcggcggtgtgtggtgtacatagcggaaaccctgttgtgcgtctgccctatttctgataccgtggcggcagaaatcgAGGAAGCACCGTCTCTGATGTTCCCTCCACCAGTCAAGCGGGTCCTCCTAAAACAATCTCAACTCGAAGGCTACCTCCAGAGGGACGCACACCTcgtgtaaaaatataaatagaagactgtCCTGTTTTAACGTTTGTAGAGCGGATCTCCACGGAGCAGACGCACCACTACGCTGTCTGCTGTCGgcagtttcattgattatagtgtGAGCGTTTGAACATCCGCTCCGCTTAGGTTACACGTGCAATGTAGCCGGCCCGTTTACTGTCGTCGCTGCTTGATGCTCACCTTTTCTCgacttgttttctttgttaagATAGTTTAGccttatgaccgactgctatctgttgtggagttTTCCTcccgttactctgtcctctgtgactgtctacatctaaactaagctgcgcggtgcagggaaccactctgattggctcacgGAGGCACATGATCAGACAGTGGTTTATGGAGCGCTAGATTGACtttgcaaaagaaaagaaactttgATAATGAGCGTTCTATGAGCGCAATgacgcattttaaatatcgctcgatcacacaaatttgatcgtgggaagccaaaatcgggatcgtgattaaaatttgattaattgtgcagccctacctgGTACTCATTCTTGCAGCCACAACGTAACAACGTAACGTGTTTTTCAcaaagaaaggaagaggaatggagcaaacccccccccccccaacaaagaATGCACGGGGCAGCACCTCAAAAGAGCAGTATACCAAGAAGGACACGCACTTCAGCTGGAACCAAATATGCCATCTCCAAAAGACAGACTTGGGTTGGATAAAGCCAAGCAATTGAAGACCATTGTGGACAACTCTTCCACAGGCTAGCCTGTCCATCCATCCCCGGCTGCCAGGGGCATTGCCAAGGCAAAATGCTAACAACAGCATCCAGGGTCTGATACTGAGGCACAAGGCACTTAAGCATCTGTATGATGCAAATTAGCAGTGATAAAGGCGGATAAAGCTCTGCATTCACACAAAATCTGGCAATGTGGCACATTGTTGTGCAGAGGTGTGcaaagtagagatggtccgatagcATTtgttgcttcccgataccgattccgatacctgaacttgcgtatcggccgataccgagtactgatctgataccagtgtgtcatatattttattatgttttaacaactgtatactactatccctgtatggatgatatgatttctatctttgtcggtctggctcaggttaaactctttgtgaaacatgaacgccacagaacgttcttttattctccagtttgacagtcagttataacggaaaaacaacataaataaactactttaacgtattttttctttagggctttattacgtaagccgtacttcccgataccgattagGCAGTATCAGAGCAGATACcgatcggaacatctctagtgcaaaggtgtgtgtgtgtgtgtgtgtgtgtgtgtgtgtgtgtgtgtgtgtgtgtgtgtgtgtgtgtgtgtgtgtgcgtgccaggAAAGAAtcagaaaataacattttattgctctgatcactgctttgttctcgttggtctcacattgccagccctatctctacagcgctgtggagacaggGCTGGCTCTACCACAGATTCATTCCagaataggagaaaaaaatgctctgggttgttcgcatttctttaaaccaatcaaaaaggTCTTGGACGGCgctctcaggaaggaactggtttttggggaacatttgcaccccccAAAAGAAAACATCCTGTGTGATGGGATGCCCTGCcaacacacacaattagcaAACTAGAGAGTAAATGAGGAGAGGGAGCCGCATTAGCGAGaacatagtctggatcaacgacagtacatttccaggataattgcctcacctctccttcctctctctgtgtgttgccgttctcaaactctgttctcttcgggaaacaagAACAACGGTGCAAAAATgtaggcctgcttggttctttcagggaatgattgatttataaagaatatgttagatcatttcctctctaactgggacgttttgggactgattggtgggattgctgtggacgaagtccacacagagatacactggtaagagccaatgaggtttaaccatgtatcagctcatttaaatagctcacgttactgtattaggtcaacagttaacttcatttaatattggatgtggaGTTTCCTTTTGCGTggtgtaaatgttccaccagaaccagatccttcctgagactatttagaaAAGTCCCCATcactgcgtctggagcttagcgccgcccagaccattgtgattggtttaaagaaatgtaaacaacccagagcgttttttttccttATGTGATAATGCATCTgttgtgtagccagaccttcctccacagcgctgtggagatagagctggctaTGCCAGAAATGTGTATAAGATTATATAAGATGGT
This genomic window from Sander vitreus isolate 19-12246 unplaced genomic scaffold, sanVit1 ctg257_2, whole genome shotgun sequence contains:
- the LOC144513467 gene encoding GTPase IMAP family member 8-like codes for the protein MEPDPDLTIVLLGNTGVGKSASGNTILGRPAFESRQSSTPVTTQISTQTGTVFGKRISVIDTPEIFEYEREIQTCVLQSSRPRLFLVVFSVGRFTKEQAEVVKAVERVLGPQGFNKCHLVFTHGDTLQDRSLEDFIFGGEESSSHHSTFSGRCHLFNNENREQEQVRELLMKTGHLSTQQLPDSPDRRMVLLGRPGEGKSSSGNTILGSKQFESVGGFDSVSTGPVCKSARVEGRWVTVVDTPGITGKVLTPKQLYEEIMKSVVEASPGTHAFVIVVRIGKITEMDIKLFELLIQLFERNAHKYSMVLFTHGDELGGRSIDDLIQSNQHVSALVSMCGGRFCVFDNTKRGNRAQVRNLLSKVDEIVSDNGGQNYTDEMFRMVETFLNKRRNLSGKTTRKRIKLFLKTKSLNWFLVFLSVTIGAGVGAAVAVGTGARAAIGAAIGAAIGGSGVGGGVVGGVV